The following coding sequences are from one Chloracidobacterium sp. window:
- a CDS encoding GNAT family N-acetyltransferase, which produces MTPEMVATAPVEWRTARFAELTVDDLYAVLQARLAVFVVEQQCVYQDADGVDRYAHHIMGWRPTPSGQVLVAYCRLVAPGVKYAEPSIGRVITTAAGRGQGLGKELMRRALALHDALYPGQGNRISAQQYLERFYGAFGYRTVSAPYDEDGLPHVEMLRDGR; this is translated from the coding sequence ATGACACCGGAAATGGTCGCAACCGCGCCGGTTGAATGGCGGACAGCCCGCTTCGCGGAACTCACTGTGGACGACCTCTACGCCGTGCTGCAGGCGCGGCTGGCGGTGTTTGTCGTCGAGCAGCAGTGCGTGTATCAGGATGCGGACGGTGTGGATCGCTATGCCCACCACATCATGGGGTGGCGACCGACGCCGAGCGGGCAGGTGTTGGTCGCCTACTGTCGGCTGGTCGCGCCGGGCGTCAAGTACGCCGAGCCGTCTATCGGGCGCGTCATCACAACGGCAGCCGGGCGCGGGCAAGGACTGGGAAAAGAACTGATGCGGCGCGCGCTGGCGTTACACGATGCGCTCTATCCGGGGCAGGGCAATCGCATTTCCGCGCAGCAGTATCTGGAACGGTTTTATGGGGCGTTCGGCTACCGGACGGTTTCCGCGCCATATGATGAAGACGGC